One window from the genome of Phocoena phocoena chromosome 15, mPhoPho1.1, whole genome shotgun sequence encodes:
- the DCUN1D3 gene encoding DCN1-like protein 3, producing MGQCVTKCKNPSSTLGSKNGDRDPSSKSHGRRGAGHREEQLPACGKPGGDILVNGTKKAEAATETCQLPTSSGDAGREPKSNAEESSLQRLEELFRRYKDEREDAILEEGMERFCNDLCVDPTEFRVLLLAWKFQAATMCKFTRKEFFDGCQAISADSIDGICARFPSLLTEAKQEDKFKDLYRFTFQFGLDSEEGQRSLHREIAIALWKLVFTQNNPPVLDQWLNFLTENPSGIKGISRDTWNMFLNFTQVIGPDLSNYSEDEAWPSLFDTFVEWEMERRKREGEGRGALSSGPEGLCPEEQT from the exons ATGGGCCAGTGTGTCACCAAGTGCAAGAATCCCTCATCAACTCTGGGTAGCAAGAATGGAGACCGTGACCCCAGCAGCAAGTCACACGGGAGGCGGGGTGCAGGCCACCGTGAGGAACAGCTGCCAGCCTGTGGCAAGCCAGGTGGGGATATCCTTGTCAATGGGACCAAGAAGGCAGAGGCTGCTACTGAGACCTGCCAGCTGCCAACATCCTCAGGAGATGCTGGGAGGGAGCCCAAGTCAAATGCCGAGGAGTCTTCCTTGCAGAGGTTGGAAGAACTGTTCAGGCGCTATAAGGACGAGCGGGAGGATGCAATTTTGGAGGAAGGCATGGAGCGCTTTTGCAATGACCTATGTGTGGACCCCACAGAATTTCGAGTGCTGCTCTTGGCTTGGAAGTTCCAGGCTGCTACCATGTGCAAATTCACCAG GAAGGAGTTTTTTGATGGCTGCCAAGCAATAAGTGCAGACAGCATTGATGGGATCTGTGCACGGTTCCCTAGCCTCTTAACAGAAGCCAAACAAGAGGATAAATTCAAGGATCTCTACCGGTTTACATTTCAGTTCGGCCTGGACTCTGAAGAAGGGCAGCGGTCACTGCATCGGGAAATAGCCATTGCCCTGTGGAAACTAGTCTTTACCCAGAACAATCCTCCAGTATTGGACCAGTGGCTAAACTTCCTAACAGAGAACCCCTCGGGGATCAAGGGCATCTCCAGGGACACTTGGAACATGTTCCTTAACTTCACTCAGGTGATTGGCCCTGACCTCAGCAACTACAGTGAAGATGAGGCCTGGCCAAGTCTCTTTGATACCTTTGTGGAGTGGGAAATGGAGcgaaggaaaagagaaggggaagggagaggtgcACTCAGCTCAGGGCCCGAGGGCTTATGTCCCGAGGAGCAGACTTAG